Part of the Vigna unguiculata cultivar IT97K-499-35 chromosome 3, ASM411807v1, whole genome shotgun sequence genome, GAAGCCATTGTTGAACATCACATTTGCAGACCTCTTGGCTGCAACTTCCAACTTTGACAGAGGCACCCTTTTGGCTGAGGGAAAATTTGGGCCAGTCTATAGAGGTTTTCTGCCTGGTGGTATTCATGTAGCAGTTAAAGTTTTGGTTGTTGGTTCTACATTAACAGATGAGGAGGCTGCAAGAGAGCTAGAGTTTCTTGGTAGAATCAAGCACCCCAATCTTGTTCCTTTAACTGGATATTGTGTGGCTGGGGATCAAAGAATTGCTATATACGATTACATGGAGAATGGTAACTTGCAGAACCTGCTTTACGACCTGCCACTTGGGGTACAAAGCACAGATGATTGGAGCACAGACACATGGGAAGAAACAGACAACAATGGAATTCAAAACGCTGGCTCTGAAGGGTTACTCACATCTTGGAGATTTCGCCACAAGATAGCTCTTGGCACGGCTCGAGCATTGGCATTTCTGCATCATGGTTGCTCCCCTCCAATAATTCACAGAGCAGTTAAGGCTAGCAGTGTTTATTTGGACTATGATTTGGAGCCGAGGTTGTCGGATTTTGGACTTGCCAAGATTTTTGGAAGTGGCTTGGATGATGAAATTGCGCGTGGCTCACCTGGTTATGTTCCACCAGAGTTTTCTCAACCGGAATATGACACCCCAACTCCAAAATCTGATGTGTACTGTTTTGGGGTGGTGTTGTTTGAGCTAGTAACTGGAAAAAAACCAGTTGGAGATGACTACCCTGATGATAAAGATGCAACTTTGGTGAGCTGGGTGAGAGGACTTGTGAGAAAGAACCAATCTTCAAATGCCATTGATCCAAAAATTCGTGACACAGGACCGGATGAACAAATGGAAGAGGCTCTTAAGATTGCTTATCTTTGCACTGCGGATCATCCCTTCAAACGACCAAGCATGCAACAGATAGTTGGACTTCTGAAGGATATTGAACCTTCTGCTGATTAATTAGTACTAGCATGATGAGAATGAGTTAGGTCTTTTTCTTTCATTGCgttttcttccatttttctattttatctttcttGAGAGCTTCTGGTGCTTCCTAGGAGAAAATGTAAAGCAGTTATGAGTTCTTGAATGttgatttcttttcattttcaccCTACCAGTTCTggtaaatgaacaaaaaaactTTGATGATGAATATACAGTGAAACCTGATCTTTCAACTATAACTtgtgattttactatgattgtttAAGCCTTTCAGGTTTTACAATGGTGTTTAAGATTAACtgataaacaaaataagaatatataatcagaattaattgataaaataattgaaacttaCGTTTGTCAATGTTGAGAGAAACACATGCTGATTTTGTAAGTAAAATGGTTTTACTATAAAATGTTTGTCAGAGATACGTAGAGTTGAAGGCAAGGGAGATGCAAGAATCCGAACGGCAAAGCCATCACAGAGAAAATTGCGGTAATATGTAGCCTCTGCCATCTTTTTTCAAacgtgaaaagaaaaaaatggatctCTTCTCACAATGGTGTCATGGTGAGAGAAAACACAAGAAAGATtctaagaagaaaagaatgatcatcaattttcaTGAAGGGATTAAACACCTTTTAATATCATGTGTTTAGTAACTAATATCGAAATTATTGTATATTGATTCTAAGTTTTGTAGAATGATAGTTTCTACATTGGTTACAAAAACACCTATTAATAACATTGTTATaagtaatgaattttaataGTAGAGTAGGAGCACTCATGCCGAGATAAGGGTGGACTAACGCCCAGGATAAGAATgaactttaagcctaattcaatgccacaaaatcaacttgtaaggtgaaatttgtgttggaaagatctaaaaaataatagataacaGTGCGAAAGTAAAACCCATATCAAATCTgtcctaaataaataatatgcaaaTAATAAAATGCCTAAAACAGATAAAGAGGAACCAGCACACACCTTACGTGTGCAAAACCCAGATCAAATCTttcctaaataaataatatgtaaataataaaatgccTAAAACAGATCAGGAGGAACCAAATTCCAACggatactttaaataaataatagagagAATCTCAATATATAACTTActctattttttctctctcctcaAACGTGATGCAAGTGTTggaaatttaaattacataatggGCCGAAAGTCCATTaaaaaaccttattttatttttcttaattaaatcagtGTGAACCCAATAAATTGGTGATCCATCTTAccgtttgcacctcacttatataatataaaattattttatttctagttcatgtgagacttccaacaagCATTGATTTTCACAAATTTCTTTGGTATCTTTTGTACATGTACATTGTGAGGGTATTGAAATACatgtgaaagagaaaaagaagtttACGACTTATGGATAATGAATTCTGATAAATTCTGATAAAGATTAAACATGAAAATCACATTTAATTTAAGTATATTAATTTGAACTCGTGTCGCTCCTCAAACTTATGcctaattataaatttatacacataattttattattcaattataacaaatttgatttcattttatGAACCGTTATCAgtggaaaaaaatatgtttaccGTTGCTGAAAATGAGGTAAAAGACCAACTGTGTGAATGAGAGAACTCCCAGATGATAATAGGGTTGGAATAAATTGAAGTGGAGTGCAACAACTGAaactattttttcataaataaataaataaatccaatcaaataaactaataataaataaattattgccCGTCATGAAAAAACTATATAtgaatttgttaatatatatatatatatatatatatatatatatatatatatatatatatattaaaatgtatctTTTAATCAGTTTTATTTACCCAATATACACATCTCATTTAGCATCAGTTGCATGCATGATAACATCTCCACATGCTTAGCAATGGAGGCATGATGATTGCAAATAATTTTGAATGATCGTCTTGATTTGGTTGGCCACCACCCATGCCTCTTCTTCCatcatatatgtatgtatgtacaAGCAGGAATGTGTTAAAAAGAGTATgttgaatttaaatttgaaaaatgtttaaaaactatacttaaaaaaatttaattaaaatatattatttttaatattaattaaaatatatttttattttctaaactttgacaagaaattaaaattggttTAATTTTGATACACGttccaattaaaatattagtctAGACCATTATTTTCAAGCTAATAATTACAATGAAATACccattgtattttttattttgtaacagttagacatatttattttcaacCTGTTATTATGTTTTGGTATGTTGTTGTTGAGATAGCAATTATCTTGTCTTTAAGTTTTAAATGAAATGTGTTTGGAAGGAATGTTAACCAGACTACTTTATCCATTTATTTGGGTAATGAATAAAGGATAAAACATGACATTATGGGAATTTCTGTGTAGTCTTTTTCCAACAGTTGGAAAACAGTTGGAAAAATCCCTTTACATGTTTTACCGTCACAAAAAGATGGTACCAAAAGTTTAGTCATTTGCTTCTCTGGGCCACAGTATTTTATGGGCTTTGGCCCTTTTGTTATCTATTGACAATACACTGTCACATTCACACACTGTATTAAACTTTAAGGATATTTGTTATCAAgaagattaattttaataattggcataaaatataaaatctagaaattaaaatttattaatgataaaataaaattataaaaagtatatcaaattcaaatgaaaacataaaagcCATGTTTCAGTAATattgtgttttatattattttctaggttgttaatattttattaattattcatttaccACAAccgttcaaaattttaaattaaataaaaaattattaatgatttaaaataatcaatattaaaacAACTGCTCTTGAGGGAAAATTAGGGAGAGAATATTATGCACAGTAATGATAATTAAGTTAGGATTTATCAATGATAATGAACGGTGAGGATTGGATGTAAAATAGTGAATTAGGTGAGGGTAATCTGGGGATTAGAATAAAAACACGGGGACCACATGTGAGAGTGTAGTAGTGACTCTCCTTCCTCActccttcttcttcattttttgtttgtagtttttattttctgctcagagagaaaaagagagaagggTGAATATGTCTGACGAAGAGCATCACTTCGATTCTCACGCAGATGCAGGAGCGTCCAAGACGTATCCTCAGCAGGCTGGTACCATTCGCAAGAACGGTTACATCGTCATCAAATCTAGGCCTTGCAaggttttataattttcttcgTTTTTTACTTTTCAGTTACACGATTTTATTTTCCTGGGTTTTGTGACTGTGATTTTCATTCTGATCTCATCTATTGCATGGAGCAGGGACTCAACACAGTTTTATTCTGAGAAATATCGATGTAGCGTCTGTTTGTTTGTTTCAGATTCGAtaagttatttgtttttttttttagacgGAATTCTTTTAgtgtaaagaaagaaataaattggATAGAAAGGAAGTGATTAGAGAATAGCAGgttcttttaaaattgttttgtattaaaaaattatgaaaggaAGTTCGGGGTTTCTGTTGCTGAAAAGGAATTGCAGAAAGTGGAAAGAACCGAAAAGTTTGGAACGTGAGATGGATTGTTTTTATTCGATCTCGTCTTAAGTGGAGAGATGATGTTTTGTGCGGGACGGTAGATGCTGATAGCGTGCTCCTCGCATGATTCAGCTATAGGATTGTGGATAACAAATATTAAGgaatgaagaaagagaaagtatGAACAAGAGGTGAATGGATGATGATGCTGATTAGGGTTTAAcaagagtttttttttgtttttttttaattttttttatgtggaaaTATCTATTGGTGTTTTATGGGTGGGAGAGTGCACACTGATTGCTTTGCTTGATCTTTTGTCcttactcaaaataaaatatagaatgtGTCCTATTTCAATTTTGTAATGCCTAAAGATGGTTGCTTTGTACCTTTACATTGTCCCACTCTCCTGGTTGATGCCatgttttttcaatatttttgtgGCGCATACGAGTATTCTTTTTCAGGTATATTATTGTATAACAATCTCAAGGGCTCCTCAACAATTTGCACCTTTTTATCAATTTGTTGATACCAAAATGAACCGCAAGAAATTGCTGCGTCTGTTGCTGTTTCTCACCCATAATCCTAACACACATGTAACTATGCTTCAGAAATATGTTCTTTAACATAATAGCAATCTATCCTGCATGGGTGCTCCTGGATAGCTGCTGTACCCTTATTGGATGTGTTAAGTACTATTACTTAGTACAGATGATTCTGATAGGAACTAATAATGGGATGCCCAAGTCTTACATCGAGTAGTATGGGATGTTCGTTGGAGTATGAGTGTTGGTTCTCACTCCTTAATAGTTAACTTTTGAGGGTGGGTTTCCCAAGTGCTTGGTTACTTATCAGAGTCCATTCATGACACCAAGTTTTATTGCTTAGTTTTAGTTTGTTACTAAATACTACATACTTCATTTTCTTTCCTTCCAAAACTTGTCTTTTCTTTAAATACGTTTTCTACCTGAGTTATAACAATATGATTTATGAACAATGTATTTATGTTAtaacttcaatattttattatttgtgttgCTATTTTTCTATATGGTGATAGATGATCTAGTTCCCATTCTTTGGTTCTAGCAAATTTGTCATTCCATACAAAACATTTTAAGTATTGCTGTTATTTGTCTGTGATATTTGAGCTCACCAAATGGGATAAGGTTTCTGTTGTTGTTGAATGTTATTTGTCTGCTATTTTGATTTGAGTTTGAGATAGCCAGTTAAGTAAACATCACTTTTGTTCTCCTGTTGGTTTTCAATTTATCTTAACAGGTCGTAGAAGTTTCTACATCAAAAACAGGCAAGCATGGACATGCAAAATGCCACTTTGTTgccattgatatttttaatggGAAAAAGCTTGAAGATATCGTTCCATCTTCCCACAACTGTGATGTAATACTGCATTCACTTGTGCATGTAATATTTTCTAGTGGTGGTGCATTTCAATCATAATTGCTCTTTTTGCAGGTTCCACACGTGAACCGCACTGACTATCAGCTGATTGATATATCTGAAGATGGCTTTGTAAGTTTTCTTTTACTTCCAACTTAAGGTGACGTGGAATTGTTTTTGTGGTTtgtaaaatgagaaagaaaCGAGAGAAATTTTTATGAACTACATTGGTGAGGATACCATTTCTGAGAATTTGGAAAATCCTTTGTTGAATTGAAGGTTGCTTAAGAAGATAAATACTTCCGTGACTTGGAGAAACTTGAATCTCATATTGATTCAATGTTTCTTttatcacaattttttattgaaatctTTACATTCAATTCAAGATAAGATCCCCTCTTTGGGTACATAGTCCAAGATGCCTTTGGGTGGTGCACTTCCAACTTGCTATATTTCTTAAGTCGAATAAATTGAACTTGGTTAAATTAAACAGGTAAAAGGATGCCAAAATATTACCCTCAGTGTTATTGTCAAAGCAAGAATGTCATCAGCAAGAAAAAGTAGTTGgattattatgatttttgagAGTAGCATAGCATTCTTAACCAATTGCTGTGGATTCTTTTAGGTGAGTCTGTTGACTGAGAACGGAAATACCAAGGATGATCTTAGGCTTCCCACTGACGACTCTCTGCTTTCTCAGGTGTGttgctaaaatcatttttaaagcTGCTTTCCttgcttaattttgttttattttaggaTATGGTTTTATGCCCAATAAGAACTGTACCtcgttaattaatttattgtttgtttgatttgtaCGTAGATTAAAGAAGGCTTTGCTGAAGGAAAAGATCTTGTGGTTTCTGTCATGTCTGCTATGGGAGAAGAGCAGATCTGTGCCTTGAAGGACATCGGtcccaaaaattaaaatgatgcTATGGCTGTAGCTGTAGCTGATAGCATGCTTTTTATTCTTATGTTGCTA contains:
- the LOC114179040 gene encoding eukaryotic translation initiation factor 5A-2, with the translated sequence MSDEEHHFDSHADAGASKTYPQQAGTIRKNGYIVIKSRPCKVVEVSTSKTGKHGHAKCHFVAIDIFNGKKLEDIVPSSHNCDVPHVNRTDYQLIDISEDGFVSLLTENGNTKDDLRLPTDDSLLSQIKEGFAEGKDLVVSVMSAMGEEQICALKDIGPKN